GCCGCGCAAAGCGTCCAACATTACGTGGAAGAACTGGCAGAAAAAATTGCTTCCAAAGCGCAAGCTTAACGCGTTCTTAATCGCTTTGTAACAGCATTGTCATGCAAAAGAGGTATAGTAAGTAACGTATAACAACCCCCTTTTTATATAGTTATTTTTGACAGGCTGCTTTCCGGATTGTCCGGGGAGTGGCCTCTTTTTTTGTATTTTTTTGCATGACACGCCAGGATAGATGTATAATGAACATAGTTTATATTAGATGCGGAGTGGCAAATGTGCAGCGAATCGCGAATTTATTGCTAGTAGAAAATGGCAAAGTACTATTGATGAAAAAGCCGCGCAGGGATTGGTATGTAGCTCCCGGCGGAAAAATGGAAAGCGGCGAGTCGATTTATGACGCGGCTATCCGAGAGTTCATAGAAGAAACGGGTGCAGAGCCATTCGGCGTTCACTTGAAAGGCGTTTACACCATGATGATCCAGGAAAACAAGGAGACGGTAGATGAATGGATGCTATTTACGTTCCGGGCTACACAGCTCCGGGGAGTGCCTTTTGAAGATACGCGCGAAGGCATTTTGGAGTGGCATCCTGTGGAAAGTTTACGCACCTTGCCAATGGCAGAAGGAGACCGGACAAACCTATTGTTTGCGGCCTATCAGGAAGGCGTTCAATACGGGACCTTTTACTATACGCCGGAATTCGAATTGCTAGAAGAGAACATCCAATCATCGACCGAAGAGGTGAATCGCCAACATGGATAAGCATACAGAAGAAACCGAATTAATCATTATCACCGGCATGTCCGGTGCTGGGAAAACAGTGGCCATCCAAAGCTTTGAAGACCTCGGTTTTTTCACCATCGACAATCTTCCGCCGGCGCTGCTTCCAACATTTATCAAATTGATGAGGGATTCTGGCAAATCAATGAAGCGTGTTGCGGCGGTCATGGACCTGCGTGGAGGCGATTTTTTCGACAGCCTCGTTGATGCCATTGACGATTTATCGAAAGAGCCAGAAGTGGCGATTACCATTCTGTTTCTCGATGCAGAGAACCAAACGCTCGTGAGCCGTTACAAAGAAACTCGCCGTTCGCATCCCTTGTCTCCAGGCGGGCTAGTACTTGGCGGGATTAAAAAAGAACGGGACATGCTGAAAGACTTGCAAGGGCGTGCGCATTATATGTACAATACCTCGGAAATGAGCCCACGCCAGTTAAAGGGTAAAATCACCTCGGATTTTGCTTCAAAAACGAGCAATGTCTTCACGGTCAATTTGATGTCATTCGGCTTTAAACATGGCATGCCGATTGATGCTGACCTTGTGTTCGATGTTCGCTTTTTGCCGAACCCTTATTATATAGAAGAATTGAATCCACAATCAGGCTTAGATCAGCCGGTGTCCGATTACGTATTAAAATGGCAGGAAACGCAGACACTGGTGCAAAAACTGGAGGAATTATTCGATTTCATGATTCCCCAGTACAAGCAAGAAGGCAAAGCGCAATTGGTCATCGCTTTTGGCTGCACAGGCGGCCAGCATCGATCCGTGACGCTTGCTGAGTATTTCGGGAAATACCTCTCCAAAAACAATAAAGTCAGCATTACACATAGAGATGTAAAAATCAGAAAGGGTTGAGCATATGGAAAAAAGTCTCCAGCAAAAACGAGTCGTAATCATCGGGGGCGGGACCGGTCTGTCCACTTTGCTGAGGGGCTTAAAAACTTTTCCGCTCGATTTGACGGCGATTGTCACGGTAGCAGACGACGGCGGAAGCTCGGGGCGTTTGCGCGATGATTTGGATATTCCACCACCTGGTGACATTCGCAACGTCATGGCCGCATTGTCGGATGCCGAACCTTTAGTAGCTGAAATGTTCCAATACCGCTTTAAGCATTCGCTTGATTTGGAAGGGCATTCACTAGGTAATTTAATGCTTGCAGCGTTGACCGATTTAACGGGTGATTTCTCGCACGCTGTTCGGGAGATGAGCCGCGTCTTGAACGTCAATGGTACTGTTCTGCCCGCTGCCAATCAATTGGTGACATTGAACGCCGAACTTGAAGATGGAACCATCATCAAGGGCGAATCCAAGATCCCTGCCTATATGCAGCCTATCAAGCGCGTATTTCTGGAGCCGGCTGGTGTCAAGACATTGCCGGATACTATACAGGCCATCCAATCAGCCGATGTCATCGTTATCGGACCGGGTTCTTTGTATACAAGCATCTTGCCGAATTTGCTCGTGAAAGATATTAAAAAAGCGCTGCTTGAAGCGAAGGCGAGAAAAATTTATATTTGCAATTTGATGACCCAGGCGGGTGAGACTTACGGGTACACAGCCTCGGATCATGTGAAAGCTCTTTACGACCACGTAGGCGTGAACTTCCTCGATGCCATTTTGATCGATAAAGTCCAAATGCCGCAAGGAGTGGCCGAACGTTACAAGAAAGAAAAAGCATGGCCGGTGGAATACGATGAAGAACGCCTGAAGAAAATGGGGCTCGAAGTATACCGCCACGACATCGCGAACATTTTCGGGGAGGCCGTCCGGCACGAACCAATGAAAGTGGCGAATTGGCTTTTTGAATACACCAGCAGCGAAGTGGAAGCATCGCAACGCCGGTATTCCTGAAGCTCGAAAGGGGGGGCGTAATTGTCTTTTGCATCAGAAACAAAAAAAGAAATGACACAAATTGAAGTGGATGATTGTTGCGGAAAAGCAGAGCTGTCGGCGATGATTCGCATGAACGGTACCTTGTCCTTTTCGAACCGCCAGCTGAGCCTGGATATCCAAACAGAAAACGCAGCCATTGCGAGAAGAATCTATACATTGCTTAAACGCTTTTACAAAGCGTACCCGGTGGAATTATTGGTCCGCAAGAAGATGAGGCTGAAAAAGAATAATGTTTATATTTGCCGCTTGCGTGATGGCGCGAAACTAGTACTCGAGGATTTACTGATCTTGTCGGAAGGTTTTCAGTTTCAACAAGACATATCTCCCGAACTGATTTCCACTACTTGCTGCAAGCGCTCTTATTTGCGCGGTGCCTTTTTGGCTGGAGGATCGGTGAATAATCCCGAAACCTCCTCTTACCATTTGGAGGTTTACTCTTCCTACAAAGACCATGCGGAAGCGTTGGTCATCCTGATGAACCATTTCCAATTGAACGGAAAAATGATCGAACGGAAAAAAGGCTTTGTTACCTATCTAAAAGAAGCAGAGAAAATTTCTGATTTCCTTAGCCTGACAGGTGCCCATTCAGCATTGTTGAAATTCGAAGATGTCCGGATCCTCCGCGATATGCGCAATAGCGTCAATCGTTTGGTCAATTGCGAAACGGCTAATTTGAATAAAACAATTGATGCAGCTCTCCGGCAAATCGAAAATATCCGTTTTATCGATCAAGTGATTGGAATCGACCAGTTGCCCGACCGCCTGAAAGAAATCGCCCGCTTGCGGGTGGAATATCAGGACGTCACATTGAAAGAGCTGGGTGAGATGGTATCGACAGGGAAAGTTAGTAAGTCAGGTGTTAACCACAGGCTCCGGAAAATCGATGAGATTGCCGAGTCATTGAGAAAAGGCGAAACGATCAGCCGGTAACAAGGTTGCTCTTTCCTATAGATTGCGTGAGAGTCGAGTTTTCGGAGGAGGATATACATGGTAGAAAAACAAGTAGAAGTGCAATTGAAATCAGGATTACAAGCGAGGCAAGCGGCGTTATTCGTACAAGAAGCCAACCGCTACAGTTCGGATGTTTATTTGGAAAAAGGCAATAAGAAAGTAAACGCTAAAAGCATCATGGGAATCATGAGTCTCGCTGTCAGCAAAGGCACGAACGTCACGATTTCAGCCGATGGTGCAGACGAAGAGGCAGCAGTTGGCGCGCTGGCCCAATTGATCGATACGGAAGCTTAAAAAACGTAAAAAAAAAGCTGACCTCCATGCCCATGCATGGAGGTCAGCTTTTTTGAACTTACTCTTCTTTTTCGTGATTTTCAGGCAATTTATTGCGCGTGATGATTTGGTCGATTAAGCCATATTCCAGTGCACGTTCTGCTGTCATGAAGTTATCGCGGTCTGTATCGCGCGAAATGACTTCTAGAGACTGGCCAGTCCGTTCAGATAGAATCTGGTTGAGTTTTTCGCGCAAGAACAAGATGCGTTTTGCTGCGATTTCAATTTCCGTTGCTTGCCCTTGAGCTCCGCCAAGTGGCTGGTGGATCATGACTTCAGCATTTGGCAATGCGTAGCGTTTGCCTTTTGTACCAGCTGCCAAGAGGAATGCTCCCATGGATGCAGCCATGCCGATGCACACGGTTTGGACATCAGGTTTGATGAATTGCATCACATCATAAATCGCCATACCGGCCGTGATGCTTCCGCCTGGGCTGTTGATGTAGATGGAAATATCCTTTTCTGGATCTTCAGCTTCAAGGAATAGCAATTGTGCGACGATGGAGTTGGCGACATTGTCGTCGATTCCGCTGCCGAGCATGATGACACGGTCTTTCAAAAGACGAGAATAGATATCGTATGCGCGTTCGCCTCTGCTTGTTTGTTCGATTACTGTAGGGATTAAATTCATGGATCATTTCCTCCTTCAGGTAAATGTAAGTGTTGCTGAACACTGTTCAGCCGTACATTCATCATACACATCTTGGTCAATGAAGGTCAAATCTAACGAATTGAAAATCGGCGCTTGAAATAACAGGAAAGCTTTTGTATAATAGAAAAGTCGTCAACAATATTTGCCCTCGTAGTGTAAAGGATAACACGTAAGATTCCGGTTCTTGAGATGGGGGTTCGATTCCCTCCGAGGGTGTAAAAATGATAAAACCGCACAGTCTAACAAAGACTGTGCGGTTTTTTTGTTGAATCTTTTCGGCGTTTGAAACGTAGAATCCGGTAGAGCGGGTTTCAAGTCAAGCTTGGTCAGGGAAGACAGAAAATATTATTGTAAAAGAAAAGGGGATTGGAAAATGAAAAAAATACTTATACCGTTGCTATTGGTAGTAGGGCTTATTGTCATTGCTGCAGTCGTATTCGGTTCTAGCTACAATAATTTCGTTCAATTGGAAGAGGATGTCAATGAATCTTACGCTCAACTAGATAGCCAGCTTCAGCGCAGGTTAGACTTGATTCCAAACTTAGTCGAGACCGTAAAAGGTTTTGCCGATCAAGAACAAGAAGTTATCGATAGTGTAACAGAAGCTCGCTCAAGCATGGCGGGTGCTGGGTCGGTTGAAGAACAGGCAGCAGCAGACGCTGAATTGAGCGGAGCACTCAGCCGCTTGCTCGTCGTCGTTGAGAACTATCCGGAAGTTCGATCGAGCGAAAATTTCCAGCAATTGTCCGATGAACTGGCTGGAACTGAAAATCGCATCGCCGTCGCCCGCCAGGATTACAACGGTGCGGTAACAGAATTCAATCGCAAAGTCCGTAGTTTCCCTGGCAATATGGTAGCGGGCATGTTCGGCTTTGATGAGAAAGAGTATTTCGAAGCAGACGCTGGAGCGGAAGATGCACCGGATGTGGACTTTGGGACTGACGAAGAATGACCCGCAAAATTTTTACTCTGTTAATACTGCTATTGCTGATTCCCGCTATGGTACAAGCGGCAGAATTTCCGGAGTTGACGGATGATATTTACATCCAGGATATGGCCGGCGTTCTGAGCGAGGAACAAGAAACTGAAATCAAGAATCTGGGAGCCGGCTTGGAGGATGCTACTACCGCTCAGATTGCCGTTATGGTGATCGATTCCTTGGACGGTGAGCCGATTGAAAGCTATGCCAATGAAGCGTTGCGTCATTACGGTGTGGGTTCAGCGGAAGAGAATAACGGCGTGTTGGTTGTCTTGTCCATGACGGACCGCGAGATATACATTGAAATCGGCTACGGCCTTGAAGGGGCACTTCCGGACGGCAAAGTCGGACGCATCCTTGATGATTATGCCGTCCCGTATTTGAGTGAAGACCAACCCGACGGGGCGATCCTCAACACGTATCAAGCACTTTATAACGAGGTCGCTGCGGAATACGATTGGGATGGTGAAGCGGTCAGTCCGCAGCCACTCAATAAAGTGAACGCTGGCAACGAGGGCGAAGGCGGCATCATGCAGCCGATCGTGACTTTTCTAATTGTTCTGGCTGTCTTGTTCTTCTTTACAGGAGGAGGCGGCGGACGCGGACGTCGCGGACGCGGGAATACCATGAGGCGTGGCGGGTTTTTCGGCCCAGGTAGTTTTGGCGGCGGCTTCGGGGGCAGTTCCGGCGGAGGCGGTTTCCGCGGCGGCGGAGGCGGTTCTTCAGGAGGCGGCGGAGCAGGAAGAGGCTTCTGATAAGGAGGAATGGCATGTATACACTTTATACACGGCCGAATTGCGGCCTTTGCGAAGAAGCGAAGGCTGCACTGCGGCTGATGCAGGAAGATTACCCGATAAACTTTCGAGAAGTTAATATTGAAGAAGATGAACTATTGCACGAACAATATATGCTGATGATCCCCGTGCTCGCACAACAACAAGATGTGCTGCTCTACGGAAAGTTCGGCTATGGGGAACTCCTGGAAGCGTTAATTCTTTAACGCTTCTTTTTATTTGCATAAATCTAATAGCTCGGCTACAATGAATCTAGTGGGACGTAATTATATGTAGTGGGACAAAAAACGTCCAACAAAGGGGTGGGGCGATGGATCCAGTTCTGCAAGCGCAAGTGCATTTATTGCCTGAACTGCCAAGCTTGCTGAAAAAGCGCTATAGTATCCTCGAGCTGATTCAAACTGAACAGCCCGTCGGAAGGCGTACGCTCAGCGAGATGACAGGCGCAGCTGAAAGGGAAATCCGCAAAGAAACCGACTTATTGAGAGACCAAGCATTGATCGAGATAAGCAAGAGCGGCATGAGCCTGACGACACTCGGGAACGATGTCCTCGACCAACTCCGTGATTTGGTGAAGGAACTATCGGGAACAGCTGAACTTGAAGCCGGGCTGAAAGCTAAACTTGGCATCAAACAAGCAGTCGTCCTCCCTGGTGACAGTGACAGGCTATCATCAGCCAAAGCTGCTATCGGCAGGCAAGCTGCTCGCATCGCGGAAGAAATGTTCGAAAACTGCCGAACGATCGCTGTTACTGGCGGCAGTACGATGGCCGCTGTGGCAGCAGAGATTCGGACGGCGAGAAAAAATCAAGCCATGCAGTTTATCGCTGCACGCGGCGGTCTTGGTGAAGAAATGCTTCACCAGGCGAACACCATCGCTTCATCCTTTGCCGAAAAAACAGGCGGAGCTGTCCGCACGCTTT
This is a stretch of genomic DNA from Planococcus maritimus. It encodes these proteins:
- a CDS encoding NUDIX domain-containing protein, whose product is MQRIANLLLVENGKVLLMKKPRRDWYVAPGGKMESGESIYDAAIREFIEETGAEPFGVHLKGVYTMMIQENKETVDEWMLFTFRATQLRGVPFEDTREGILEWHPVESLRTLPMAEGDRTNLLFAAYQEGVQYGTFYYTPEFELLEENIQSSTEEVNRQHG
- the rapZ gene encoding RNase adapter RapZ; translated protein: MDKHTEETELIIITGMSGAGKTVAIQSFEDLGFFTIDNLPPALLPTFIKLMRDSGKSMKRVAAVMDLRGGDFFDSLVDAIDDLSKEPEVAITILFLDAENQTLVSRYKETRRSHPLSPGGLVLGGIKKERDMLKDLQGRAHYMYNTSEMSPRQLKGKITSDFASKTSNVFTVNLMSFGFKHGMPIDADLVFDVRFLPNPYYIEELNPQSGLDQPVSDYVLKWQETQTLVQKLEELFDFMIPQYKQEGKAQLVIAFGCTGGQHRSVTLAEYFGKYLSKNNKVSITHRDVKIRKG
- a CDS encoding gluconeogenesis factor YvcK family protein, with translation MEKSLQQKRVVIIGGGTGLSTLLRGLKTFPLDLTAIVTVADDGGSSGRLRDDLDIPPPGDIRNVMAALSDAEPLVAEMFQYRFKHSLDLEGHSLGNLMLAALTDLTGDFSHAVREMSRVLNVNGTVLPAANQLVTLNAELEDGTIIKGESKIPAYMQPIKRVFLEPAGVKTLPDTIQAIQSADVIVIGPGSLYTSILPNLLVKDIKKALLEAKARKIYICNLMTQAGETYGYTASDHVKALYDHVGVNFLDAILIDKVQMPQGVAERYKKEKAWPVEYDEERLKKMGLEVYRHDIANIFGEAVRHEPMKVANWLFEYTSSEVEASQRRYS
- the whiA gene encoding DNA-binding protein WhiA; protein product: MSFASETKKEMTQIEVDDCCGKAELSAMIRMNGTLSFSNRQLSLDIQTENAAIARRIYTLLKRFYKAYPVELLVRKKMRLKKNNVYICRLRDGAKLVLEDLLILSEGFQFQQDISPELISTTCCKRSYLRGAFLAGGSVNNPETSSYHLEVYSSYKDHAEALVILMNHFQLNGKMIERKKGFVTYLKEAEKISDFLSLTGAHSALLKFEDVRILRDMRNSVNRLVNCETANLNKTIDAALRQIENIRFIDQVIGIDQLPDRLKEIARLRVEYQDVTLKELGEMVSTGKVSKSGVNHRLRKIDEIAESLRKGETISR
- a CDS encoding HPr family phosphocarrier protein produces the protein MVEKQVEVQLKSGLQARQAALFVQEANRYSSDVYLEKGNKKVNAKSIMGIMSLAVSKGTNVTISADGADEEAAVGALAQLIDTEA
- the clpP gene encoding ATP-dependent Clp endopeptidase proteolytic subunit ClpP gives rise to the protein MNLIPTVIEQTSRGERAYDIYSRLLKDRVIMLGSGIDDNVANSIVAQLLFLEAEDPEKDISIYINSPGGSITAGMAIYDVMQFIKPDVQTVCIGMAASMGAFLLAAGTKGKRYALPNAEVMIHQPLGGAQGQATEIEIAAKRILFLREKLNQILSERTGQSLEVISRDTDRDNFMTAERALEYGLIDQIITRNKLPENHEKEE
- a CDS encoding LemA family protein, with the translated sequence MKKILIPLLLVVGLIVIAAVVFGSSYNNFVQLEEDVNESYAQLDSQLQRRLDLIPNLVETVKGFADQEQEVIDSVTEARSSMAGAGSVEEQAAADAELSGALSRLLVVVENYPEVRSSENFQQLSDELAGTENRIAVARQDYNGAVTEFNRKVRSFPGNMVAGMFGFDEKEYFEADAGAEDAPDVDFGTDEE
- a CDS encoding TPM domain-containing protein; this translates as MTRKIFTLLILLLLIPAMVQAAEFPELTDDIYIQDMAGVLSEEQETEIKNLGAGLEDATTAQIAVMVIDSLDGEPIESYANEALRHYGVGSAEENNGVLVVLSMTDREIYIEIGYGLEGALPDGKVGRILDDYAVPYLSEDQPDGAILNTYQALYNEVAAEYDWDGEAVSPQPLNKVNAGNEGEGGIMQPIVTFLIVLAVLFFFTGGGGGRGRRGRGNTMRRGGFFGPGSFGGGFGGSSGGGGFRGGGGGSSGGGGAGRGF
- a CDS encoding glutaredoxin family protein codes for the protein MYTLYTRPNCGLCEEAKAALRLMQEDYPINFREVNIEEDELLHEQYMLMIPVLAQQQDVLLYGKFGYGELLEALIL
- a CDS encoding sugar-binding transcriptional regulator, with product MDPVLQAQVHLLPELPSLLKKRYSILELIQTEQPVGRRTLSEMTGAAEREIRKETDLLRDQALIEISKSGMSLTTLGNDVLDQLRDLVKELSGTAELEAGLKAKLGIKQAVVLPGDSDRLSSAKAAIGRQAARIAEEMFENCRTIAVTGGSTMAAVAAEIRTARKNQAMQFIAARGGLGEEMLHQANTIASSFAEKTGGAVRTLYLPEHLSAEALEMMMREPVIKEMMELYDRTDLVIHGIGDAEEMAIRRRSSVNEVDKIKTGGAISEAFGYYFDKTGKIVYRIPTAGIQLEQVQKAPRIMAVAGGRTKARAIESYFQAAPERTILVTDEGAARAILKPTTKLEEL